A single Phoenix dactylifera cultivar Barhee BC4 chromosome 1, palm_55x_up_171113_PBpolish2nd_filt_p, whole genome shotgun sequence DNA region contains:
- the LOC120104211 gene encoding secreted RxLR effector protein 161-like: protein MENIPYASAVGSLMYAQTCTRPDISFAVGMLGRYQSNPGMDHWKAAKKVMRYLQGTKNYMLTYRKSDSLEVIGYSDLDFAGCVDSRKSTFGYLFLLAGGAISWKSAKQTSTALSIMEAEFVACFEATVHSLWLRNFISGLGIVDSIARPLRIFCDNTAAVHFSRNDKYSNGAKHIELKYFVVKEEVQK, encoded by the coding sequence ATGGAAAATataccttatgcttctgcagttggtagcttgatgtacgctcagACTTGTACCAGACCGGACATCAGTTTTGCAGTTGGAATGCTAGGTAGATACCAAAGTAATCCAGGGATGGATCACTGGAAAGCTGCAAAGAAGGTGATGAGATACTTGCAAGGAACAAAGAATTACATGCTTACATATAGAAAATCAGATAGCCTTGAGGTGATTGGCTATTCAGAtttagactttgctggatgtgtgGATAGTAGAAAGTCAACATTTGGCTATTTGTTCCTATTAGCTGGAGGAGCAATCTCATGGAAAAGTGCCAAACAGACAAGCACTGCTTTATCCATCATGGAAGCAGAATTTGTGGCATGCTTTGAGGCCACAGTTCATAGTTTGTGGCTGCGTAATTTTATCTCGGGACTTGGGATTGTCGACTCTATTGCCAGGCCGCTGAGAatcttttgtgacaatactgcagCCGTCCATTTCTCCAGAAACGACAAATATTCTAATGGTGCCAAGCACATTGAACTTAAATATTTTGTTGTCAAGGAGGAAGTTCAGAAATAA